In one window of Brassica rapa cultivar Chiifu-401-42 chromosome A07, CAAS_Brap_v3.01, whole genome shotgun sequence DNA:
- the LOC103830691 gene encoding mini zinc finger protein 1, translating to MKKRQVVIKQRSRNSNTSSSWTTTSSSATSSIRYVECQKNHAANIGGYAVDGCREFMAAGVEGTDDSLRCAACGCHRNFHRKEVNTEVVCEYSPPNA from the coding sequence ATGAAGAAGAGACAAGTGGTAATAAAGCAAAGATCAAGAAACTCCAACACCTCGTCGTCTTGGACTACTACTTCTTCATCGGCGACCAGTAGCATCCGTTACGTGGAGTGTCAGAAGAATCACGCTGCTAACATCGGAGGTTACGCCGTCGACGGTTGCCGTGAGTTTATGGCCGCCGGCGTTGAAGGAACCGATGATTCTTTGAGATGTGCCGCTTGTGGTTGTCACCGGAATTTTCACCGGAAGGAGGTCAACACGGAGGTTGTTTGTGAGTATTCGCCACCTAACGCTTGA
- the LOC103830686 gene encoding pentatricopeptide repeat-containing protein At1g74750, with translation MIRAKQISNLSSTARSFFLGGTRSGAADGNSCTSADDESSVLRRQQARNEAVLTGKRASTLAAGLAGNVLPVEAKAEHFHRPSLLPQHVSSPVLPVKPDSVNHASVVVEEDAVAPIGIGTVNFLSDIANYKIPLTDGAEAVGLSKSCIVDSSRPITHVKPSNVKVIRREDLSKVYPKEAERSGLRQPSSDVAGKPFEPQDLQTTTNISGKRKSMPQRTNVDSGGCDFNVHSSDDRTMKFPAEGFRKPSREMMRVTTPRQQQHCNSGYVVENVSNILRRFKWGPAAEEALHNVGLRVDAYQANQVLKQMDNYTNALGFFYWLKRQPGFKHDGHTYTTMVGNLGRAKQFGEINKLLNEMVRDGCQPNTVTYNRLIHSYGRANYLREAMNVFNQMQEAGCEPDRVTYCTLIDIHAKAGFLDIAMDMYQRMQAAGLSPDTFTYSVIINCLGKAGHLPAAHRLFCEMVGQGCTPNLVTFNIMIALHAKARNYQSALKLYRDMKGAGFQPDKVTYSIVMEVLGHCGYLEEAEAVFTEMQRKNWVPDEPVYGLLVDLWGKAGNVDKAWQWYQAMLHAGLRPNVPTCNSLLSTFLRVHRLSEAYNLLQSMLALGLQSSLQTYTLLLSCCTDARSKFDLGFCGQLMAVSGHPAHMFLLKMPPAGTDGQNVREHVSNFLDYMHSEDRESKRGLMDAVVDFLHKSGLKEEAGSVWEVAAFKNVYPDALREKSCSYWLINLHVMSEGTAVTALSRTLAWFRKQMLVSGECPSRIDIVTGWGRRSRVTGTSMVRQAVEELLNMFNFPFFTENGNSGCFVGCGEPLKKWLLESSYVERMHLL, from the coding sequence ATGATTCGTGCAAAGCAGATTAGTAATCTTTCCAGTACAGCGAGATCCTTTTTCCTTGGTGGAACAAGATCTGGTGCAGCTGATGGGAACTCTTGTACATCCGCCGACGATGAAAGCTCCGTCTTGAGACGCCAGCAAGCCAGAAATGAAGCTGTACTGACTGGGAAAAGAGCTTCCACTTTAGCAGCTGGACTAGCTGGAAATGTATTACCAGTAGAGGCAAAGGCTGAACATTTCCACCGACCATCTCTTCTTCCCCAGCATGTTTCCTCTCCTGTTTTGCCTGTGAAACCAGATTCTGTAAATCATGCTTCCGTTGTCGTTGAAGAAGACGCGGTGGCACCTATTGGTATTGGAACTGTGAACTTCCTGTCGGATATAGCAAACTATAAGATCCCTCTAACCGATGGAGCTGAAGCCGTTGGTTTGTCTAAAAGCTGTATTGTTGACTCTTCTCGGCCTATTACACATGTGAAGCCTTCAAATGTGAAAGTCATCAGAAGAGAGGATCTCTCTAAAGTCTACCCTAAGGAAGCTGAAAGATCTGGCTTAAGGCAACCTTCAAGTGATGTGGCAGGGAAGCCTTTTGAACCTCAGGATTTACAGACAACAACTAATATCTCTGGAAAGAGGAAAAGCATGCCGCAAAGAACCAACGTTGATTCTGGTGGTTGTGACTTTAACGTGCATTCTTCTGATGACAGGACCATGAAATTTCCAGCTGAAGGTTTCAGAAAACCCTCAAGGGAAATGATGAGAGTGACAACACCTAGGCAGCAGCAGCATTGTAACTCTGGATACGTTGTGGAGAATGTTTCTAATATATTGCGGAGATTCAAATGGGGACCTGCTGCTGAAGAGGCCCTTCACAATGTCGGCTTGAGGGTGGATGCATACCAAGCAAACCAAGTTCTCAAGCAGATGGATAATTATACTAATGCGCTTGGTTTCTTCTATTGGCTCAAAAGACAACCTGGGTTTAAGCATGATGGCCATACTTACACCACAATGGTAGGTAACCTTGGGCGTGCAAAGCAATTCGGTGAGATAAACAAGCTTCTCAATGAGATGGTTAGAGATGGATGTCAGCCTAATACCGTTACATATAACCGTCTTATCCACAGCTACGGCCGTGCGAATTACCTCAGAGAAGCTATGAATGTTTTCAACCAAATGCAAGAGGCGGGATGTGAGCCTGACCGTGTAACTTACTGTACTCTTATTGACATCCATGCTAAAGCTGGGTTTCTTGATATCGCCATGGACATGTATCAGAGGATGCAAGCGGCGGGGCTCTCTCCTGATACTTTCACTTACAGTGTGATAATAAACTGTCTTGGGAAGGCTGGACATTTACCTGCTGCCCATAGGCTCTTCTGTGAGATGGTTGGTCAAGGATGTACTCCTAACTTGGTCACATTCAACATCATGATAGCGTTGCATGCCAAGGCGAGGAACTACCAGAGTGCGTTGAAGCTTTACCGTGACATGAAAGGTGCCGGGTTTCAGCCTGATAAAGTGACTTACAGTATAGTCATGGAGGTGCTTGGGCACTGTGGATATCTAGAGGAAGCAGAGGCTGTTTTCACCGAGATGCAGCGTAAGAACTGGGTTCCTGATGAGCCGGTTTACGGTCTTTTGGTGGACTTGTGGGGAAAAGCTGGCAATGTGGACAAGGCTTGGCAGTGGTATCAAGCAATGCTTCACGCTGGTCTGCGGCCTAATGTTCCTACATGCAATTCTCTTCTCAGTACTTTCCTTAGAGTTCACAGGCTgtctgaagcctataatttatTGCAGAGCATGCTTGCGCTTGGTCTACAGTCTTCTTTGCAGACATACACACTGCTCTTAAGCTGTTGCACAGATGCTCGTTCGAAGTTTGACTTGGGATTCTGCGGCCAGCTAATGGCGGTCTCGGGACATCCGGCACACATGTTTCTCCTCAAAATGCCACCTGCAGGTACTGATGGCCAAAACGTGCGTGAACATGTTAGTAACTTCCTTGATTACATGCACAGCGAGGACAGGGAGAGTAAGAGAGGGCTAATGGATGCAGTTGTGGATTTTCTCCACAAGTCGGGTCTAAAAGAAGAGGCAGGCTCGGTGTGGGAAGTGGCTGCGTTCAAGAATGTGTATCCAGACGCGTTGAGGGAGAAAAGCTGCAGCTATTGGCTTATAAATCTCCATGTAATGTCGGAAGGAACTGCAGTCACTGCACTGTCTAGGACACTTGCGTGGTTCCGTAAGCAGATGTTGGTTTCAGGAGAATGTCCTTCAAGGATTGATATAGTAACTGGTTGGGGAAGAAGAAGCAGGGTCACAGGGACTTCAATGGTGAGGCAAGCGGTTGAGGAGCTGCTCAACATGTTCAACTTCCCCTTTTTCACTGAGAATGGGAACTCAGGGTGTTTTGTTGGATGCGGAGAGCCTCTCAAGAAATGGTTGCTTGAATCATCATATGTTGAGAGGATGCATTTGCTCTAG
- the LOC103830685 gene encoding protein NUCLEAR FUSION DEFECTIVE 4 has translation MEILRSKWVAMAASIWIQCTSGGSYTFGIYSAVLKSTQSYDQSTLDTVSVFKDIGANAGVFSGLLYTYVTSNRRRGRGGDSGGPWVVLAIGAIQCFAGYFLMWASVTGIIRKPPVALMCLFMFIAAQSQTFFNTANVVSAVENVADYGGTAVGIMKGFLGLSGAILIQLYETLCGGDPASFILLLAVTPTVLSLLAMPLVRIYETSTADDKKHLNGLSAVSLVIAAYLMIVIIVKNTFGLSSVANVVTLVCLVLLLALPLLIATRARRDRMEKTALPDKSPLITSPKAATSVNQSSVSDSQVEAGLSENLNLLQAMKSLSFWLLFLAMICGMGSGLSTINNIRQIGESLRYSSVEINSLVSLWSIWNFLGRFGAGYASDAMLHKKGWPRPWLMAATLGTMTIGHLIIASGFQGNLYVGSVIVGVCYGSQWSLMPTITSELFGVRHMGTIFNTISIASPIGSYIFSVRLIGYIYDKTASGEGNKCFGSHCFRLSFVIMASVAFFGFLVAIVLFFRTKTLYRQILVKRLHRR, from the exons ATGGAGATCCTGAGGTCAAAATGGGTAGCCATGGCGGCTAGCATCTGGATACAGTGCACAAGCGGCGGTTCCTACACATTCGGAATCTACTCCGCCGTTCTAAAATCGACCCAATCCTACGATCAATCCACCCTCGACACCGTCTCCGTCTTCAAAGACATCGGAGCTAACGCCGGAGTTTTCTCCGGGCTTCTGTACACATACGTCACCTCCAATCGCCGCCGCGGACGCGGAGGAGACAGCGGAGGTCCTTGGGTGGTGCTTGCTATCGGAGCGATTCAGTGCTTCGCCGGTTACTTTCTCATGTGGGCTTCCGTCACCGGAATCATCAGGAAGCCCCCTGTGGCTCTCATGTGCCTCTTTATGTTCATAGCGGCGCAGTCGCAGACTTTCTTTAATACCGCTAACGTTGTGAGTGCTGTGGAGAATGTCGCTGACTATGGTGGTACTGCCGTTGGCATCATGAAG GGTTTTCTTGGTCTGAGTGGAGCGATACTGATTCAACTGTACGAGACTCTGTGTGGCGGAGATCCGGCGAGCTTCATTCTTTTGCTAGCTGTGACACCAACAGTTCTCTCCCTCTTGGCCATGCCTTTGGTCAGGATCTATGAGACGAGCACAGCTGATGATAAAAAGCATTTAAATGGTCTTTCAGCTGTATCTCTTGTCATTGCAGCTTATCTTATGATTGTGATCATTGTTAAGAACACTTTTGGTTTGTCATCAGTGGCTAATGTTGTCACTCTTGTATGTCTCGTCCTTCTCCTTGCCTTGCCTCTACTTATTGCGACAAGAGCACGTCGAGACCGCATGGAGAAAACAGCGTTACCTGATAAATCCCCTCTTATAACCAGTCCAAAAGCAGCAACTTCTGTGAACCAAAGCTCTGTAAGCGACAGTCAAGTAGAAGCTGGTCTGAGCGAGAACCTGAATCTTCTGCAAGCTATGAAAAGCCTAAGCTTCTGGTTGTTGTTTCTCGCCATGATCTGTGGAATGGGGTCTGGACTTTCGACAATAAACAACATCCGACAAATAGGTGAGTCTCTTCGGTACTCATCCGTTGAGATAAACTCACTGGTCTCCTTGTGGAGTATATGGAACTTTCTCGGTAGATTTGGAGCCGGTTACGCCTCAGATGCAATGCTTCACAAGAAAGGATGGCCTCGTCCATGGCTAATGGCTGCAACTCTTGGAACCATGACCATAGGCCATCTAATCATAGCCTCTGGTTTTCAAGGAAACCTTTATGTAGGTTCTGTTATAGTTGGCGTTTGTTATGGTTCACAGTGGTCGCTGATGCCTACAATCACCTCTGAACTATTCGGAGTTCGCCACATGGGAACCATCTTCAACACCATATCCATAGCTAGTCCCATTGGTTCATATATCTTCTCTGTAAGATTGATCGGTTATATTTATGACAAGACTGCTTCTGGGGAAGGGAACAAATGCTTTGGCTCTCACTGCTTCAGGCTGTCCTTTGTTATAATGGCGTCTGTTGCGTTTTTTGGGTTTCTTGTTGCTATAGTATTGTTCTTTCGAACAAAGACGCTCTATCGACAGATCCTTGTGAAGAGGCTGCACCGTCGATAG
- the LOC103830687 gene encoding protein QUIRKY, which produces MNTTPFQSDPPPSRMQRKLVVEVVEARNLLPKDGQGSSSAYVVVDFDAQKKRTSTKFRDLNPIWNEMLDFAVNDPQNMDYDELDIEVYNDKRFGNGGGRKNHFLGRVKIYGSQFSRRGDEGLVYFPLEKKSVFSWIRGEIGLKIYYYDEVADENIASHHHQQLQQPPQPQPQEADEQYIHPPPQQMQNLPPEKPSFESAQSHSYQEPQQPPVVIVEESPPQEVMQGPSDNHPPRPPSPPHEVHRYPPEVRKMQVGRPPGGDRIRVAAAKRPNGDFSPRVINSKIGGASEATMEKKTTHNPYNLVEPMQYLFVRIVKARGLPPNESAYVKVRTSNHFVRSKPAVNRPGEPTDSPEWNQVFALGHNRTDSAASGATLEISAWDASSESFLGGVCFDLSEVPVRDPPDSPLAPQWYRLEGSAADQNSGRVSGDIQLSVWIGTQVDEAFPEAWSSDAPHVAHTRSKVYQSPKLWYLRVTVLEAQDLHIAPNLPPLTAPEVRVKAQLGFQSARTRRGSMNNHSGSFHWHEDMIFVAGEPLEDCLMLMVEDRTSKEPMVLGHAMIPVSSIEQRIDERFVPSKWHALEGEGGGGGGGGGGGPYCGRISLRLCLEGGYHVLEEAAHVCSDFRPTAKQLWKPPIGVLELGILGARGLLPMKAKNGGKGSTDAYCVAKYGKKWVRTRTITDSFDPRWHEQYTWQVYDPCTVLTVGVFDNWRMFSDVSDDRPDTRIGKIRIRVSTLESNKVYTNSYPLLVLLPSGLKKMGEVEVAVRFACPSLLPDVCAAYGQPLLPRMHYIRPLGVAQQDALRGAATKMVAAWLARAEPPLGPEVVRYMLDADSHSWSMRKSKANWYRIVGVLAWAVGLAKWLDNIRRWRNPVTTVLVHILYLVLVWYPDLVVPTAFLYVVMIGVWYYRFRPKIPAGMDIRLSQAETVDPDELDEEFDTIPSSRRPEVIRARYDRLRILAVRVQTILGDFAAQGERIQALVSWRDPRATKLFITICLVITIVLYVVPAKMVAVALGFYYLRHPMFRDTMPTASLSFFRRLPSLSDRLI; this is translated from the coding sequence ATGAACACGACGCCGTTTCAATCAGATCCTCCCCCATCGAGGATGCAGCGCAAACTCGTCGTCGAAGTAGTCGAAGCCCGCAACCTCCTCCCGAAAGACGGCCAAGGAAGCTCAAGCGCCTACGTCGTCGTCGATTTCGACGCCCAGAAGAAACGAACCTCCACCAAGTTCCGCGACCTGAACCCTATCTGGAACGAGATGCTCGACTTCGCCGTCAACGACCCTCAGAACATGGACTACGACGAGCTCGACATCGAGGTCTACAACGACAAACGCTTCGGCAACGGCGGCGGCCGGAAAAACCATTTCCTCGGCAGGGTTAAGATCTACGGAAGCCAGTTCTCTAGACGCGGCGACGAAGGCCTCGTCTACTTCCCGTTGGAGAAGAAGAGCGTCTTCAGCTGGATTCGCGGCGAGATTGGACTCAAGATTTATTACTACGACGAAGTCGCCGACGAAAACATCGCCAGCCACCACCACCAACAACTACAACAAccgccgcaaccgcaaccgcaagaAGCTGATGAACAGTATATTCATCCTCCGCCGCAGCAGATGCAGAATCTACCTCCGGAGAAACCGTCTTTCGAATCGGCGCAGAGTCATAGCTATCAAGAGCCTCAGCAACCCCCCGTGGTTATCGTCGAGGAATCTCCGCCGCAGGAGGTAATGCAAGGTCCTAGCGATAACCATCCTCCGCGACCGCCGTCTCCGCCGCACGAGGTGCACCGTTATCCGCCGGAGGTGAGGAAGATGCAGGTGGGGAGACCTCCCGGCGGAGACAGAATCAGAGTCGCCGCGGCGAAACGGCCTAACGGAGATTTCTCGCCTAGGGTTATCAACAGCAAGATCGGAGGAGCCTCGGAGGCGACGATGGAGAAGAAGACTACTCATAACCCTTACAATCTCGTTGAGCCAATGCAGTATCTCTTCGTCAGGATCGTGAAGGCGCGTGGACTCCCGCCGAACGAGAGCGCGTACGTTAAAGTGCGTACGTCTAACCATTTCGTGAGGTCTAAACCGGCTGTTAACCGGCCTGGCGAACCAACGGATTCACCCGAGTGGAATCAGGTTTTCGCGCTGGGACATAACCGAACGGACTCAGCCGCGTCCGGCGCGACTCTTGAAATCTCCGCGTGGGACGCTTCCTCGGAGAGTTTCCTCGGCGGCGTTTGTTTCGATCTCTCCGAGGTTCCGGTTCGCGACCCGCCGGATAGTCCGCTTGCTCCTCAGTGGTACCGCCTCGAAGGCTCAGCCGCCGATCAGAACTCCGGGAGAGTCTCCGGCGATATTCAGCTCTCTGTATGGATCGGCACTCAGGTAGATGAAGCTTTCCCGGAGGCGTGGAGCTCCGACGCTCCACACGTGGCGCACACTCGTTCCAAGGTGTACCAGTCGCCGAAGCTTTGGTACTTGAGAGTGACGGTTCTCGAGGCGCAGGATCTCCACATTGCTCCGAATCTTCCGCCGTTGACGGCGCCTGAGGTCCGTGTGAAAGCTCAGTTAGGGTTTCAGTCGGCGAGGACACGACGAGGCTCGATGAATAATCACAGTGGCTCGTTTCATTGGCATGAAGATATGATCTTTGTCGCTGGAGAGCCGTTAGAAGATTGTTTGATGCTGATGGTTGAAGATAGGACGAGTAAAGAGCCAATGGTTCTAGGGCACGCGATGATACCAGTGAGCTCCATTGAGCAGAGAATCGATGAGCGTTTCGTGCCGTCTAAATGGCATGCTTTGGAAGGAgaaggtggaggaggaggaggtggtggtggtggaggaccTTACTGTGGAAGGATTAGCTTAAGACTGTGTCTTGAAGGTGGGTATCACGTGCTTGAAGAGGCTGCGCACGTGTGTAGCGACTTCCGTCCCACGGCTAAGCAGCTCTGGAAACCACCGATCGGAGTACTTGAGCTGGGGATACTCGGAGCTCGTGGGTTGTTACCGATGAAGGCTAAAAACGGAGGGAAAGGCTCCACTGATGCGTACTGTGTAGCTAAGTACGGCAAGAAATGGGTTCGGACACGAACCATAACTGACAGTTTCGACCCGAGATGGCACGAGCAGTACACGTGGCAGGTTTACGATCCCTGCACTGTCTTAACCGTTGGTGTGTTCGACAACTGGAGAATGTTCTCGGATGTGTCCGATGATAGACCTGATACTCGGATAGGGAAGATACGGATACGAGTCTCGACGTTAGAGAGCAACAAAGTGTACACCAATTCGTATCCTCTACTGGTTCTGTTACCTAGCGGTCTGAAAAAGATGGGTGAAGTCGAGGTGGCGGTCCGGTTTGCGTGTCCTTCACTGCTACCTGATGTTTGTGCGGCTTACGGACAACCACTTCTACCTCGGATGCATTATATAAGACCTCTAGGAGTAGCGCAACAGGATGCATTGAGAGGAGCGGCTACCAAAATGGTTGCAGCGTGGCTGGCTAGAGCAGAACCACCGTTGGGACCAGAGGTGGTTCGATACATGTTGGATGCAGATTCACATTCGTGGAGCATGCGGAAGAGCAAAGCGAATTGGTACAGGATCGTTGGGGTTTTAGCTTGGGCGGTGGGTTTAGCTAAGTGGTTAGATAATATCCGACGATGGAGGAATCCTGTGACGACGGTGCTAGTCCACATTCTATATCTTGTTCTTGTGTGGTACCCTGATTTGGTCGTCCCGACAGCATTCTTGTATGTAGTGATGATCGGAGTTTGGTACTACCGGTTTAGACCCAAGATACCAGCTGGTATGGATATCCGGTTATCACAAGCCGAAACTGTGGATCCTGATGAGCTAGACGAAGAGTTCGACACCATACCAAGCTCAAGGCGACCGGAAGTGATCAGAGCTAGGTATGATCGGTTAAGGATCTTAGCGGTGAGGGTTCAGACTATTTTAGGGGATTTTGCAGCGCAAGGGGAACGGATTCAAGCGTTGGTTAGCTGGAGAGATCCGAGAGCAACTAAGTTGTTCATAACAATATGTTTGGTGATCACGATAGTTCTGTATGTGGTTCCGGCGAAAATGGTGGCGGTGGCTCTTGGGTTTTACTATCTTAGGCATCCGATGTTTAGGGACACAATGCCTACGGCGAGTCTCAGTTTTTTCCGGCGGTTGCCAAGCTTGTCTGATCGGCTCATCTAA
- the LOC103830689 gene encoding probable arabinosyltransferase ARAD1 → MSEKSMISSKLLFYTITVSTLLFIVSSLFFLQRNDSSFTSSLVRKLILPSTDLKNERTDAKPVSCGVLKVFMYDLPSEFHFGLLNWHKKGSETWPSVKNVSTVPSYPGGLNRQHSVEYWLTLDLLASETPEVKRPCSAMRVKSSKEADVVFVPFFSSLSYNRKSKLSGNETSSVDRLLQERLVEFLKSRDEWKRFGGKDHLIVAHHPNSLLYARNSLGSAMFVLSDFGRYPSSIANLEKDVIAPYVHVVKTVSNNESAPFEKRPVLAYFQGAIYRKDGGTIRQELYNLLKDEKDVHFAFGTVRGNGTKQTGKGMASSKFCLNIAGDTPSSNRLFDSIVSHCVPVIISDQIELPFEDTLDYSGFSVFVHSSEAVKKGFLVSLLRGVTEDQWRKKWERLKEVARCFEYRFPSQPGDSVDMIWSAVSHKLASLQFHVHRKNRYRRSEGFERSLST, encoded by the exons ATGTCGGAAAAGAGCATGATTTCCTCAAAACTCCTCTTTTACACGATAACAGTATCGACGCTGCTATTCAtcgtctcttctctcttcttcctccaacGCAACGACTCTTCTTTCACTTCAAGCTTAGTCCGCAAGCTGATTCTCCCGAGCACAGACCTCAAGAACGAGCGAACCGATGCTAAACCGGTCTCGTGTGGTGTGTTAAAGGTGTTTATGTACGATCTCCCTTCTGAGTTTCACTTTGGGCTATTGAACTGGCACAAGAAAGGATCTGAGACTTGGCCTAGCGTCAAGAACGTTAGCACAGTCCCGTCTTATCCTGGTGGGTTGAATCGTCAACACAGTGTGGAGTATTGGCTTACGCTTGACTTGTTAGCTTCAGAGACACCTGAAGTTAAGAGACCATGTAGTGCAATGAGAGTGAAGAGTTCGAAAGAAGCTGATGTTGTCTTTGTCCCCTTCTTCTCCTCGTTGAGTTACAATAGGAAGTCTAAGCTCAGTGGAAACGAGACGAGTAGTGTTGATAGATTGTTGCAGGAGAGATTAGTTGAGTTCTTGAAAAGTCGTGACGAGTGGAAAAGATTTGGTGGGAAAGATCATTTGATAGTAGCTCACCATCCAAACAGTTTGCTCTATGCAAGAAACTCGCTTGGTTCTGCAATGTTTGTTCTCTCGGACTTTGGAAGGTATCCTTCCTCCATTGCTAATCTTGAGAAAGATGTTATTGCGCCTTACGTGCACGTTGTTAAGACTGTCTCTAACAATGAGTCAGCTCCGTTTGAGAAGCGTCCTGTGTTGGCCTACTTCCAAGGAGCTATCTACAGAAAAGAT gGTGGAACTATTCGTCAAGAACTATATAACCTTCTTAAAGATGAGAAAGACGTTCACTTTGCATTTGGAACCGTAAGAGGGAACGGGACTAAACAAACCGGTAAAGGCATGGCTTCCTCAAAGTTCTGTCTCAATATTGCAGGTGACACTCCTTCCTCTAACCGTCTTTTCGACTCTATCGTTAGCCATTGTGTTCCGGTTATCATCAGTGATCAGATTGAGCTTCCATTTGAGGATACTCTAGACTATTCTGGTTTCTCTGTGTTTGTGCACTCTTCTGAAGCTGTGAAGAAAGGGTTTTTGGTGAGTCTCCTCAGAGGGGTAACTGAGGATCAGTGGAGGAAGAAGTGGGAGAGACTCAAAGAGGTTGCTAGGTGTTTTGAGTATCGGTTTCCTTCTCAGCCTGGAGACTCGGTGGATATGATTTGGTCTGCGGTTTCGCATAAGCTTGCTTCACTTCAGTTTCATGTTCATAGAAAGAATAGGTACCGTAGATCTGAAGGTTTTGAGAGAAGTTTATCAACTTAA
- the LOC103830688 gene encoding isochorismate synthase 1, chloroplastic, with the protein MASLHLSSRFLATNTKKHSSISISHHYSPTPFTRLFSRKKFMSCSMSMNGCEGDFKTPLGTVETRTMSTVLSPTAATERLISAVSELKSQPPPFSSGVVRLQVPIDQQIGAIDWLQAQSEIHPRCFFSRRSDVGRPDLLLDLASDNENANRNGSDRDLVSVAGIGSAVFFRDLDAFSHEDWRSIRRFLSPNSPLIRAYGGMRFDPNGKISVEWEPFGAFYFSVPQVEFNEFGGSSMLAATLAWDDELSWTLENAIEALQETMLQVSSVVVRLRRESLGVSVLSKNHVPTKGAYYPAVEKALEIIKQKSSSLSKVVLARNSRVITDTDIDPIAWLAQLQSEGHDAYQFCLQPPGAPAFIGNTPERLFQRNQLGVCSEALAATRPRAASTARDMEIERDLLTSPKDDLEFSIVRENIREKLNSICDKVVVKPQKTVRKLARVQHLYSQLAGRLRREDDEFDILAALHPTPAVCGLPAEEARLLIKEIESFDRGMYAGPVGFFGGEESEFAVGIRSALVEKGLGALIYAGTGIVAGSNPTSEWNELDLKISQFTKSIESEATTTTLQPIN; encoded by the exons ATGGCCTCACTTCATCTTTCTTCTCGGTTTCTGGCCACAAACACTAAAAAACACAGCTCCATCTCCATCTCTCATCATTACTCTCCAACTCCATTCACCAGATTATTCTCCCGcaag AAGTTTATGTCCTGTTCGATGTCTATGAACGGATGCGAAGGGGATTTCAAGACGCCACTTGGTACCGTGGAGACAAGGACTATGTCCACTGTTTTGTCTCCGACAGCGGCCACTGAGAGGCTAATCTCTGCCGTTTCCGAGCTCAAATCTCAACCTCCGCCGTTTTCCTCCGGTGTCGTCCGGTTACAG gtACCAATTGACCAGCAAATCGGAGCAATCGATTGGCTTCAAGCCCAGAGCGAGATCCACCCTCGCTGCTTCTTCTCCCGCCGCAGCGACGTCGGCCGTCCCGATCTCCTCCTCGACTTAGCGAGCGACAACGAGAACGCGAACCGAAACGGATCGGATCGTGATCTGGTCAGCGTCGCCGGAATCGGCTCCGCAGTGTTCTTCCGTGACCTTGACGCCTTCTCTCACGAAGACTGGAGATCCATCCGAAG GTTTCTATCGCCTAACTCGCCTCTGATTCGCGCCTATGGAGGCATGCGGTTTGATCCTAACGGCAAGATCTCTGTGGAGTGGGAGCCCTTTGGTGCATTTTACTTTTCAGTCCCTCAG GTTGAGTTTAATGAGTTTGGTGGAAGCTCAATGTTGGCTGCTACTCTTGCTTGGGACGATGAACTCTCTTGGACGCTGGAGAATGCTATTGAAGCACTTCAGGAGACTATGCTTCAG GTTTCTTCTGTTGTGGTGAGGTTACGGAGGGAGTCTCTTGGAGTATCTGTGCTTAGCAAGAATCATGTTCCTACAAAAGGGGCGTATTACCCTGCTGTTGAGAAGGCTTTGGAGATTATAAAGCAGAAGAGTTCGTCTCTCAGCAAG GTCGTGCTTGCTCGCAACAGCAGAGTTATAACAGATACCGACATTGATCCCATTGCTTGGCTTGCACAGTTACAGAGTGAAGGGCATGATGCGTATCAGTTCTGTCTTCAACCACCAGGTGCACCAGCTTTTATTGGAAACACG CCTGAGAGACTTTTCCAAAGGAATCAGTTAGGTGTCTGCAGTGAAGCTTTGGCTGCAACTAGGCCTCGAGCTGCTTCAACGGCTCGTGATATGGAGATAGAGCGTGACTTACTAACCAG CCCCAAAGACGACCTTGAGTTCTCTATTGTACGTGAGAATATCAGAGAAAAGTTAAAC TCTATATGTGACAAGGTAGTTGTTAAGCCCCAAAAAACTGTGAGGAAGCTTGCAAGAGTGCAACACCTGTATTCTCAATTGGCGGGGAGGCTTAGGAGGGAAGATGATGAG TTTGACATCTTGGCTGCTCTGCATCCAACTCCAGCTGTTTGTGGGCTTCCAGCAGAAGAAGCTAGGCTTTTGATTAAGGAAATAG AATCATTCGATAGAGGAATGTACGCTGGACCTGTCGGTTTCTTTGGTGGCGAGGAGAGTGAGTTTGCAGTTGGTATCAGATCAGCTCTAGTCGAGAAG GGTCTTGGGGCATTGATCTATGCGGGGACAGGGATTGTAGCTGGAAGCAACCCAACCTCAGAGTGGAATGAGCTTGATCTAAAGATATCTCAG TTCACCAAGTCAATTGAGTCTgaggcaacaacaacaactctgCAGCCAATTAATTGA